The window ATGATGCTACTATAAAGAAAATAGAAAAGGCACTGGAGGAAAAATAAGTGAGTCAAGAACGAGTGTTCAAAGATTTAATTTCCTTTTATCGAGGGCTTTCACGCCCTCGTTTAGATAATGGGAAATTTATATTTGAAGGCTCTCTTGGTGATAATATTACTCTTCTTAGACTATTGTGGGTTGATGCAGCATCAATGGCAAATTTTTGCATCAAATACCATGGAGGAGAGCGTAGCACTGAATACGATGAGGATTTTCCTGATATAGATGCGCTTGATGCCATCACATTGGAAGTAAAGGTTCCTATTGGTCAGTTTCAATTTAAATCTGGTTTGTCAGAATATCTAGATGGGGCCAATTTTTTTAACTTAGCGGCCATGGAGCCTAATGTTTATCTTGCTAAGGAGGATTATCTTTTTGGTGAGCGGCCGAATTGTATAGATATATCAAAAGTTGTTATCATATCTGAAATGATTGACTGCTTTAAAAAGCTATCTGACTTTCATGATAAAACAGAAGTTAGTGGGCTATTGAAGCTAGTCTTTGTAGATACAACTGCTGAGAATGGGAAGGTAACTCCACCTATTGTTATAGAGCCAAAAATAAAACTGTCACACCTGGAGTTTCCAATATTAGATTTAGTTGTGTTAAATAAAGTATTATCAGAAGATGAAGATAATATTCATGTCGACGAAAAGAAAGCGTTATTTAGGGTCTCAATATTTGAGATTTTAAAAGGGATTGATAATAGCCAGGATAAATTCGATTTTTTGGTAGAGAACTGGAATGAGTTATTGGAGCTTTATAGAGGTAATTTTGAGGCATACATAACAAAGTTCTCCTTCGTCAAACAAAAAAAAGAAGCATCTGAAGTATATATATCCTTATCCTCTAAACTATCGACCACATTATCATCCATATCAGGGAAGTTGTTCGGGTTGCCTATATCGCTAGGTGTATCCTTAGCTGTGTATAAAGCAGAAAGCAAGCTTGAGGCAGGGGTGCTTGTTGCTGGTGTTTTGGTTTCATCATGGTTGATATTTGTTACGGTTTTAGAACAAAGGAATGTTATTTCTGCTATAAAAAGCTCTATTGATGGCATATTTAGCCACACAAAAAGTGATAAAAAAAGTGAGTTGTCGGTTCTTATAAGTAATCAAAAAAGACAATTAACAAAACAGTCGCGTAAGCTCAATAGAGCTATGTGGGTATTCATCTTTATTTCTTGGGTGCCGACGATATCAGCAGCCTACATTTATATTGATAAGTTTTACCCAAACGCCTTTCACAAAATGCATGCTATTGTATCTGCTTTATTCTCATCTTATTTTCAATAAAGATAGTTTCGAATTCCTCTCGAATAAAAACGAATATTATAATAACTGATTGAATCTAAAAGACTCTTTTCGAAGGTGTATCATGCATCAATTTTAATTAAATTCAATTTAAGTCATTGATTATATTGATTTTTTATTTATCCATTCGATTAAAGGAATCGTATTCGGTCTTTTTTTGTTTTGCGGCTGGTTAACAATTACAGAGTATTTCACTGGGCTGGGTGAGGGCTGTTGCGTATAGTTCGAGCAGATTACCCAAAAGGAATTTCCAATGAAAGGACGTATTATTACCGTCGTTTGCCTTTGCATGGCTCTGGCGTCAGCCCGCAGTACCGCACCTTCGCACAAATCTGTCGACGATCTGTTTGCAGGCCTTAACCCGGGTAGTAAGGCCGCCAGTTAGCACAGCAACGCCGTAGAGTACCTGTCCGTCATTATGCAAGCTATTCAATCGCATATGTCGGAGCCTGAGAGATTTTCGGGTAAAACATGCGATCTTAAAATTAATCTGGATAGAGAGGGTAAAGTTACAAGCGTAATCGCTGTTGACGGTGACCCGCTCCTGTGCGAAGCAGGAATAAAGGGCATGAAGGCGGCGGACATCCCCGCACCACCGGATGAACAAACCTACCAAGCATTCAAGGCGTCGATTATCGAGTTTAAACCTTTGTAAGCATTTCAGGGGCGCCTTATTGCTGGCCCCAGGATTATCCTATAAGCGAGTAAAAGCCAAAAGCCCACCCAGGTGGGCTTTTGGCTTTTACTCGCGTTCAGGCGGGGTGTGAGTGGCTGCCATAAATTCAGACATGACGTTGTGTTATGGCCTGCCAACATTTGAGCGTTTGATTCCTGATAGGGAAAGTCGCAATATTATTGTGGCAGACGATTTTAATTTTAGATTAGTGGTGTTTTTGATTTGTCAGTTGGCGGTTTTTACTTTTTTTATTTTTTTTATGAATCTGAAATAAATAACGGCTGTGGGGTGATGGTTTATTGATGCCTGCATCAGTAGCTACGGTTTTTTCCAAAAAAGAGGTGTGTATGGCTAATATTCTTAATTATGAAAATGAAATTGCACGGGCAGGTTTTATCCCCGTTAATTCTTTTGAAAGTGGTTTTACGCTGACATCGTCGAACCAGGCGCTTTATTCAGGTGCGACCAAGGAATACTTTATCTGGAAGGGTTCACTTCCCAAAGTGGTTACGGCGGGGGCAACGCCGGATACGTCCGGCGGCTTTGGCCCGGCGGCCTGGGCGAACGTAAGCTATGCGGCCATAGGTTCAACATCAGGCGCCGCGCTTGTGGGGCGCGGCCAGACAACGTTGGATAATATTCTTTCCGTTGACGTTCGCCAATTTGGTGCCAAAACCCTTTCCGAAGACCCTAACTTTGACTCGCAGCCCGCGTTTCAGGCCGCGATTGAGTATGTTCGCAGCAAAGGGGGCGGGAATATCAGATTTTCGGGCCATTATAAAATTCTCCAGGCGCCGTTTAGCTATATTCTTCCTTTCGATGATGGCACCTATAGCCCCAACTTCACCTCGGGTGAAGAAATTTTGGATCCTGAACCACAGCATACCATTCCCGCCTGCCTGCAGCTGTACTCCCGCTGTATCCTGACTGCCGACGGGGTAGCCACTTCGTCGCTGGATTTTGGCTGGGATGCCGCCAACGATCCCATCACATGGGATCCGAAGGATGGCCCGATCCACAGCTCTCAGCGTATTGGCATCGTAGCCAGGGTTCAAGGCTACGAAAACGGCACCAATACCCGGATGAACACCTTTATCAACCTGGTAGGTGTCGATGGTTTCGACGTTAAAAACGCCTTTATCGGTTTTCTGGCGGATGGCGTAATGTTTAACCAATCGCGTCTGGGGCATATGCAGTGGGTTAACTGCGGTTTTCCGGTGATTATTCAAGGTTCTGACTCGGCAGCCTGGGAAACTCAGTCATTAATAAATAACTATGCGGGGATTATCGTCGGGGGCATGTGGCTCCAGAGGAATAACGTTCAGCTCGGCGGAAAATGGGTTCCCCCCTATAACGGTTTTAATGATATTTACTCTCTGGGGTGGTGTGACTATCTTTCAATCGAAAACCTGACCATGAGCGGCAGAGATTGGAGCGATCGTTCCGAACTGATCGATGAGTTCTTCGATACGTTCTTTTATAAAAGCGCCAACTCTGCACGCAGTGCTGATAACGGCCGTTTGACCAATGCTGATATGAATGGGGATAAATCCGACTATTCATCCGACCCGTGGCGTGGCGTAGCCGGCCGGGCATTCTGTCTGATATCGCGCTACAAGCGGGGTAACTCGGTCGGCAAATTGATTAAACGACTCAAGGTTAACTATAGTCCTCGCGTACCTGTCTGGTCGCCGTATATGGGAACATCCTGGTATGGCTATATCGATTATGCCTTTGCCGAGCAGGTGGGGATTATTAAGCGCGGCGGCGGCACCGGCGACAGCAATAATTTCTATATGTCCGGCAAGGACAAGATCAACACCGATCAGAAAAACCTGCCGGCGACCGCTGTTGAAGGGGCGATTCAGTGCCAGCGGGTGTGTTTGGCCAATACCCCGTACACGGAAGGCGCAACGAGCGCAACGGTGACCAACGATCGCAAGGTTCAAACGATTTGGGTGAGAAACGCCCCGGAATATTTCACACAGCCGAAAACCAGCCAAAATTCGATTGAATATAAGCTCATTATCGACCCTGAGGGCAGAGGGATGATCATGGAGCGAAAATGGCCAGGGCGTTACGAGCTGCAACCTATCGCATTTGATCATGGTGATGGAGATGCAAGCCACCTTTTCAAATATCGGGTAAGGGATAAAACAAAGATTGCGCTCGAATTTAAAAATGGGCTTGGTGGTGTAACTGTGCCATTTACCGATACGGCGGCTTCAATTATCCATATTGGCGGAAGAAGCCGAATATTTATGGAGGGAACCGTCCCAAATGACGTTAGCGGATATACCGGGGAGCTTTCGTTCGAATTTGTCAGGTTGCCGGATCCTCAGCCTCTAACGTATCAGTTTATTCCGTTGCCGGATCCTTTGCCGATGAATTATGGTTCGCCACTTGCGTTTATCAACGTTAATCGGGCCAGCATAGTCAATAAGGTTTATACGGTTGGCACAGCCTCTTTATCTCTGCCTCAGTCAATTCAAGGGGTGCATGTAGCTGGCGGTAAGGGGCGTTTTTTCAAGGATCAAAGCGTTCCGGGTGGCCAAACTTTAAAAGTGAATGAGTTGATCCCAGGTAAAGCATTTTCCGTCGTTATCGAATATAACACGGCATGGTAGACCGGTAATCTGCGCCAGCCGTGGCGTGGCCATTACATCGCCGGGATGGACCCCGGCTATTCATAAGGATATGGCAGGGGCAGAAAAGCGCTGGCGCAGCAGTCAGGACCGATCTCAACACTGCAAAACAAGACCGGAAGAACAGAGCCTTAGCAGCAGAACAACCACGAAGAGAGCAGCTGCTGCGCCAGCAGAGGGAAAGTAGCAGAGGAAATGCCATGAAGCACTTAAAAATGGAAAATGTGGTAATAATCTTATAGTTAACCCTTATCCTCACCGCTGCTTTGTTAGCATCAGCAAGCCTATTCACCACGTTTAATCGTGGGTCGGTACGACAACCACCGCGATGAAATCCTAATTAAGCCCATCCCATTGGAAGAAAACAAGATTGAAAGTTGTTATGTTATATTATAACATTTGATTTTCTGGGATGCTAAAAAGGGTGACATTTTGACGGGTAATATCGGTAAACTTTCATTGGCGCTGGGTGCGCTGTTGGCCAGCGGTTACGCGCTGTCTCATGATCATCATTCGCATGGCAAGCCGATGACGGAAATGGAGCAGCAGGCGGCTGCCGGCGTTTTCGATGATAAGAACGTGAAGGACAGAAACCTGGCGGATTGGGATGGCGTATGGCAGTCGGTCTATCCTTACCTGCAAAATGGCGATCTCGATCCGGTGTTCAAAATGAAAGCGGAAAAAGAGCCGGGCAAAACTTTCGAACAGGTAAAAGAGTATTACCGCAAGGGTTACGCGAGCGACGTAGATACCATTGGCATTGAAAACGGCGTCATGGCGTTTCATCGCGGAGATATGGAGAGCGCCTGTCGTTACGAGTATGCCGGGCACAAGATCCTGACTTACGCCTCCGGCAAAAAAGGCGTTCGCTACCTGTTCGAATGCAAGGATGCCGGCAGCCAGGCGCCTAAATACGTCCAGTTCAGCGATCACCTCATCGCCCCGCGTAAGTCCGCGCATTTCCATATCTTTATAGGGAACACCTCGCAGGAGGCGTTGCTGGCGGAAATGGATAACTGGCCAACCTACTACCCGTTCCAGCTGACGACGGAACAGGTTGTCGACGATATGTTGCATCACTGAAAGTGACATAACTCGCAGAATTGTAGGCGGAAAACGACAAGAGCATTAACTGTTAACCATCTTTCGGAAAAATCCAATATGTTATTTACGTTGTGGTGAATTGCAGCCCTGAGAGGTAAGCCGAAGATAAGCACCGGCCGCCACACCCCCCATCTATCAGCCCTGGCCATTATCTGCCGGGGCTTTTTTATGTGATACGGATCCGCAAGGCTGGAGGCGAGGGGGCAACAGGCTATACGGCGATCGCCCGGCATCGCGCACCCTAAGCGCGGCGGACTCATGAAGATAGAGGGCTTATTCAGCGGCTGGGGAGCCGTGCTGGATCAGCTAGCGGAATATGCCAACCCTCAGCGCAGCAGAACTCCGCCGAATAGCCGATTGGCCCAAAGATAGGTTCCATCGGGAGCCTTAATTATTTTTAAATCTTTCTTCGAAATAAAACTTAAGGAATAAGTGAATCATCCGAACAATGGAGCCAATAACGATCGTTGAGATTAAAAGAACCGAAAGGTTTTTGGGGGCGGCGTAGGCCTGGGTAAACGCCACGCTGGCGCCGCTAAGCAATGACGTTGCCGCCAGCAGGCCGGCTAAATAACAAAAAGCGCGAAAGAGTTGGAACATGCTTTTCACCGTTAAATGAAAGTATAAATTGATGGGGAGCAACTTATGCTTATGAGTTAATCTATTAAAAATAAGCTTATGCAAGCAGTTTGTTTTATCAGGAAAGTGCGGGCGAGTAATTAGTTGTTGTCATAATAAAGTGAAAATAAATTTTGTTATTTGTTTGGTTTATAATGTTGTTCGGAATATTGTTTTACCGTGGAAGGTTAGGTGGGGTTATATTTTCGCTCGCCAGAACTGAGCGGCGCCGCATCGTTATGGTTTTGTTGTCGCTAATTTTGTTACTATGGCGCTATCTTGCAGAACATAGGTGCAGTAGATTGAAAATTAACGCGTTGTTATTGCTCGTATCGGTCGCTCTGGCCGGTTGCAGCCAGGAAGGAGCCTCGATGAAACAGACCGCAAACCAAGATGGCGGCCATACGGAAGTGTTGTTGATCAACAGCGCGCTGGTGGATTGCGTGGGCGTCGCGCCGATGAAATGCATGCAGGTGCGCCATTCCGCGCAGCAGCCGTGGGAACTGTTCTATACCGGTATCGAGGGCTTCACCTTTGAGCCGGGATATCGCTATCGCCTGAAGGTGCAGGTGACCGAGCTGAAAAACGTGCCGGCTGATGCCTCCTCACTGCGCTATACGCTGGTCGAACAGTTGGAAAAACGCAAAGCCTGATCCCGGCCTGGCCCCTTTGGCGGTTAATGCCGGGTTCTCACGTGCCGGCATTCGCCAGGGAAACTGGTCTGCTCACTATGCTTGTTTCGATTCTGCCGCGCGGCTAACTTAAGTATATTGAGAAAATCAGGTATATTAACCTTCGGTTTTTAGCTACCAAGAAAAAATTACTATGATTATCAAACCTAAAATTCGTGGTTTTATCTGCACCACCGCTCATCCGGCAGGCTGTGAAGCCAACGTGCGTGAGCAAATCGCCTACGTGAAATCACGCGGCGAACTGAAAAACGGCCCTAAGAAAGTGCTGGTTATTGGTGCATCCACCGGTTACGGGCTGGCCTCGCGCATCAACGCGGCGTTTGGCAGCGGCGCGGCCACCATCGGCGTATTTTTTGAAAAGCCTGGCAGCGAAGGCAAAACCGGCTCCGCCGGCTGGTACAACTCTGCCGGTTTCGACAAGGCAGCTAAAGAAGAAGGCCTGTACGCGAAAAGCATCAACGGCGACGCGTTCTCCAACGAATGCCGTCAGACCGTTATCGATCTGATCAAACAGGACCTGGGCCAGATCGATCTGGTGGTTTACTCGCTGGCTTCCCCGGTGCGTAAGATGCCGGAAACCGGCGAAGTGGTGCGTTCTGCGCTGAAGCCGATCGGCGAACCCTACAAATCCGTCGCGCTGGACACCAACAAAGACGTGTTGGTTGAAGCGGTTGTTGAGCCGGCCAACGAGCAAGAAATCGCCGATACCGTCAAGGTGATGGGCGGCCAGGATTGGCAGCTGTGGATGGACGCGCTGGATGAAGCCGGCGTGCTGGCCGACAACGTTCAGTCTGTCGCTTACTCCTACATCGGTACCGATCTGACCTGGCCAATCTACTGGCACGGCACCCTGGGCAAGGCGAAAGAAGATCTGGATCGCGCGGCGCAGGCCATCGACCAGAAGCTGAAGGCCAAGGGCGGCGCAGCCTATGTGGCGGTGCTGAAGTCGGTTGTTACCCAGGCTTCTTCGGCAATCCCTGTGATGCCTCTGTACATCTCCATCGTGTTCAAAATCATGAAGGAGCAGGGCATTCACGAAGGCTGCATCGAGCAAATCCAGCGTCTGTTCGCCACCAAGCTGTACAGCGGCAGCGCGCCGGGCACCGATGACAAACACCGTCTGCGTCTGGACGACTGGGAACTGCGCGACGACGTGCAGAACACCTGCCGCGAGATCTGGGCGCAGCTCAACGACGGCAACATCAACGAACTGACCGACTATCAGGGCTATAAGGCGGAATTCCTGCGCCTGTTCGGCTTTGGTCTGCAAGGCGTTGATTACGATGCCGATCTGAGCGGCGAGGCCAAGTTCGAAGTGATCGAGCTGGTCTAAGCGCGTCGAGCGAACAAACAGGGCCGGGTTATCCCGGCCTTTTTTATTGCCTGCTATTTATCTGCCTGCGAAGCGCAAATGTTTATTCCAGGTTAATTGGCGCTCATAGTTATTAACATCGTTGTCTTTTCCCTGCTGCCTGGATAAATAACGGTAATTATTAAACTAAAGAAAGTCATTTTTTATTTACCTATGCCACCGGCTACGGTTATTTTATTTCTTTTAAGGAGAACACTATGACATGGCGTTATTTGGCCCCGATATCGTTAATCTTGTTGAGCGGCTGCAGCGCGATCCAGCCGACGTCGTCTTCGCCCGGCTGGTCGCAGCCTCAGCCTGCAACGCGGGAGCAGCGGCAGCGCATCATGGCGGGCGAATCCGCTTCATCGGTACTCAACGAGGGCAACGCCGGTATTGGCGGCACCTTCGATTGGTCGAAAATATCAGATCGTTAAGCCGCTAAATATATTCTGCCAAATTAATATTCTCGCTGTGCCTATATTGTCGGAAGGTTTACCTTTGCTTCGCTATTCTGCTGTGGCCCGGCTATTTATGGCGTTAACAGACAATCCATTTTTCTTATAGGGAATTGCCGGTTTATCTCGGCGTAATCAAAGGAGTTGCCCATGGCGAAAGACGTGGCCGCGATTTTTCTCTTGCTATTGTTGCCGATGAGCCAAAGCGCCGGTGCGGCGCGCTACGATCGGCGGTGTGAGGGAGTGTCTCCGGTGCTGTTTCAAAAACGACTGAAGGCGCTGGTGCAGGATCTGCGGCAGGAAATGGGCGAAGAAGCGTCCCCGGAGCAGGGCGAAGCGGAAGAGCTGGCGCGGCTGGCGGAGTGTGGTGCTGAGCCTGGAAAAGCGCCCGTCACCGGCGGGCAACGTGCGCCGCGTCCGGAGGAAAAGCCGGCGGCATCGCCGAACGGCTGCTGAGCGAGCCTTTGCACGGATTGAAGTGTTGTATTAAGGAATCATGATGAAAAGGATATTGTTGGCCGGTATGACCCTGTGTTGCTCCTGTTTCGCGCAGGCGCGGGTTGATTTGGAGTATCACGCGCCGCCGCCGCAGGACAGTAACGTCCCCGAGGAGTACCGGAAAAAGCGCGACGAGCTGCGCCACAAAGTGTGGAACGTCGATAATCTGACGCGGGTCAACGAGCAGGTGCTCGCACGGGAGCGGCAGCATGAAGCCGCCGAGGCGAACAAGCGACACCAGCGTCATCTGGAGCAGCAACAAAAGCAGCAGCGTTGCCTGCGGGTGCATTCGAAGGATCCTCACCGCCAGGCGGCCTGTTTTACAGCAATCCCGCCGCCTTGAACGCGCGGGCGTAAATGTCGAGTATCACCTGCTGTTTGCGTTGGTTGTATTGCGCCACATTGTCGGCACCCAGCAACGCGCTTTGTTTCGCTTGCTGATACCGCGCCCGATCGGCGGGATGTTGCCGCAGCCAGTCGCGGAACAGCAGGTGGCGGATGTTTTCCGGGCAATCAGGGCCGAACACGTGCAGGTTAACGCGCGGCTGCATCAGCCGCAGGCAGCGGTGTTGGTGAAAGCTGGGTTCGCGAATGATCAGGTCATATCCCAGCGCCATTAACGCCGGCACGTAGTCCTGTTCCTGAACGGGATCGGCAACGGTGAGATCGATGTCGATGACCGGTTTGGCCGCCAATTCCGGCACCGCCGTCGAACCGACGTGATCGAGCCGCAGCGCGCGATCGCCGAGCGCGCGCTGGATGTCCTGCGCCAACTGCTGATAGCGAACCGGCCAGCCGGCGTCGTATGCGACGATCGTCAGGGCTTCCGGCGGCGGTTTGCCGTGCACCCAGGGATTTTCGTTTGGATCTATGTCGTGGTGGCGGGTTATCGCTTCGGGAGTTGCCACGGCGCCCTCTCTATTTTACGGTGTGCGGCAAAACAGTATGCCGCAAACTGCGATCGTTTACCCGTTTCGCCCGTTTGCAACAGGGCCGGCAGCCGTTCCGGCAGGGCGTCGAGCACCCCCCGCGTTTTGGCCGCCGTGCCGGGCGCAGGCGGGGCATCTGCCCAACGTTGAAATGCCGGATGCGTTTGCGGCGATGCTGCCGGATTTCTTTGATGCCTGAGCGGTCACGCCGGCCGGCAGTGCTCTTTCAGCATGGCGATGGCGTCCGGCTTCAGCTGATACAGATACACCGGCCGGCCGGTGGTGCCGTACAGAATGCGGGTGCTGAGGATGCCGCTCTCCGCCAGGTAGATCAGATATTTACGGCAGGAAACGCGTGAAATGCCGATGGCGTTGGCCAGGTTGTCGGTAGAGAACTCGTTGCTGTGCTGTTGTTCAATCCACTCGCACACCGTGCTCAGAGTGATGCTGGTCAGGCCCTTCGGCAGCTTCTTGCCTTCCTGGCTGTTGGGTTGGCGGCGCAGCAGGCTGTCGACGTCGGCCTGCGAGAACTCGCGCTGCGCCAAAATTTGCGACTGTTGCTGGTAGTTGCTCAGCGCTTCTTTAAAGCGGGTGAACTGGAAAGGTTTGATCAGGTAATCCACCACGCCGTAATGCAGCGCTTTTTGCACCGTGTTCACGTCGCTGGCGGAAGAGATGACTATCACGTCGGTCTTCTCACCCAGTTCGCGCAGGCCGGGCAGCAGATCCAGGCCGTTTTCCTGCTGCATATAGATATCCAGCAGCACCAAATCTATGCTGACGGCGGCGTCGGCCAGCAGGGCGCGCGCCTGGCTCAGCGTGGCTACCGTCGCCTGGCAGTGAAAGCCGCTGACCTGGCTCAGGTAGTATTTGTTCAACTCCGCCACCATCGGGTCGTCATCGACAATCAGTACGTTAATCATGCGTTCAGCTCTTGGCCAGATAGGGAATGTGCACAAAGAACTGGGTCAATTCACCCGGTTCGGATTCGAAATCAATGCTGCCGCCCAGTTTCTCCAGGCGGCTGCGGATCAGCGCCAGGCCGATGCCGCGGCCCGGCCCCTTGGTGGAAAACCCCTGCTCGAAGATGCGTGGGCCGATCGCCGGATCGATGCCCGGGCCATCGTCACTGACGATACAGTGTAAATGATTATCATTGTGATGGAAGCTTAGGTTGATTTCATGGCCTTCGACGCCGTCGATGGCGTCAATGGCGTTTTCGATCAGATTGCCCAGCACGCTGATCAGCACGTGGGTGGTTTCCGCGTCGTCGGTTTCCGGCAGCAGGCTGGTTTCATCGACGGTCAGCTCAATGCCGGCTTCGTGGGCGCGGCTGATTTTGCCGATAAAGAAGCCGGCCACCTCCGGCGAGTGGATCTTGCGCAGCAGCGCGCCGATCTCTTCCTGGTAGTTGCTGGCGGTGTTGATGATGTAGTTTTCCAACTGCTGGTAGGCTTTCATATGCAGCATGCCTAAAATGACGTGCAGCTTGTTCATAAATTCGTGCGACTGCACGCGCAGGGCGTCGGCGTAGTGCGCCATGCCGCTCAGGCGCTGCAGCAGCCGGCTGACCTCGGTTTTATCGCGGAAGGTGGCGATGGCGCCGATCACCTGGCCGTTGACGATCACCGGCACGGTGTTGGTCAGCAACTCGCTGCCGTTGAAGCTGATCTGCCGGTCGCGCAGCGGCTTGCCGCTGGCCAGCACCTCCGCCAGATGCAGCTGGGCAGGCCAGTGTTTGCTGGCGGATTCCAGCATCAGGTTCTCCAGCGGGCCGCTCTGGCGCAGCAGGCGCTTGGCTTCGTCGTTGACGATGGTGATGCGGGATTGATTATCGACCGCGATCACGCCTTCTTTAATTGACTGCAGCATGGCGTTGCGCTGCTCGAACAGGTTGGAGATTTCGTAGGGTTCAAAGCCGAGCATGATGCGCTTGAGCGCCTTGACCAGGAAAAAGGTGCCCAGGCTGCCGACCAGTGCGGCGAAGGCGATGGTCCAGTAGATGATCCAGCGGCTTTCACCCACCACCCGGTGCACTGTGTCCAGGGCGATGCCGAGCGCCACCACGCCGATCTGCCGCTGCTGCGCGTCGTAGACCGGCACGAACACCCGCAGCGCGGGCGCCAACGCGCCGCGATTGGTGGCGCTGTTAACCTGGCCCAGCAGCGCCGGCGCCAGATCGTCGCCGATAAAATGTTGGCCGATTAGCCAGGGCTTGGGGTGTGAATAGCGGATGCCCTGCATATCCACCACCACCACGAACAACAATTCGTTCTTATGGCGCACCCGTTCGGCGAAGCGCTGGACGGCGCCGCCGCGATCCTGGCGTTCCAGCCCGTCGACCACGGTGGAGGAGAGCGCCAGGGTCTCGGCTATCGCTATGGCTTTGTTCCGCAGCTGATCTTGCCCTTCTCGGTTCATTTGCACGAAAAACAGCGCGTAAACCACCAGCAGCACCGAAGCGATGATGGCGGACACCATCAACGTAATGGACGTGCTGAGCTTCAACGG is drawn from Serratia entomophila and contains these coding sequences:
- the zinT gene encoding metal-binding protein ZinT; this encodes MTGNIGKLSLALGALLASGYALSHDHHSHGKPMTEMEQQAAAGVFDDKNVKDRNLADWDGVWQSVYPYLQNGDLDPVFKMKAEKEPGKTFEQVKEYYRKGYASDVDTIGIENGVMAFHRGDMESACRYEYAGHKILTYASGKKGVRYLFECKDAGSQAPKYVQFSDHLIAPRKSAHFHIFIGNTSQEALLAEMDNWPTYYPFQLTTEQVVDDMLHH
- the dcuR gene encoding two-component system response regulator DcuR, yielding MINVLIVDDDPMVAELNKYYLSQVSGFHCQATVATLSQARALLADAAVSIDLVLLDIYMQQENGLDLLPGLRELGEKTDVIVISSASDVNTVQKALHYGVVDYLIKPFQFTRFKEALSNYQQQSQILAQREFSQADVDSLLRRQPNSQEGKKLPKGLTSITLSTVCEWIEQQHSNEFSTDNLANAIGISRVSCRKYLIYLAESGILSTRILYGTTGRPVYLYQLKPDAIAMLKEHCRPA
- a CDS encoding DUF4377 domain-containing protein produces the protein MKINALLLLVSVALAGCSQEGASMKQTANQDGGHTEVLLINSALVDCVGVAPMKCMQVRHSAQQPWELFYTGIEGFTFEPGYRYRLKVQVTELKNVPADASSLRYTLVEQLEKRKA
- a CDS encoding YdgH/BhsA/McbA family protein, producing MTWRYLAPISLILLSGCSAIQPTSSSPGWSQPQPATREQRQRIMAGESASSVLNEGNAGIGGTFDWSKISDR
- a CDS encoding sensor histidine kinase, translated to MPKQRAPLKLSTSITLMVSAIIASVLLVVYALFFVQMNREGQDQLRNKAIAIAETLALSSTVVDGLERQDRGGAVQRFAERVRHKNELLFVVVVDMQGIRYSHPKPWLIGQHFIGDDLAPALLGQVNSATNRGALAPALRVFVPVYDAQQRQIGVVALGIALDTVHRVVGESRWIIYWTIAFAALVGSLGTFFLVKALKRIMLGFEPYEISNLFEQRNAMLQSIKEGVIAVDNQSRITIVNDEAKRLLRQSGPLENLMLESASKHWPAQLHLAEVLASGKPLRDRQISFNGSELLTNTVPVIVNGQVIGAIATFRDKTEVSRLLQRLSGMAHYADALRVQSHEFMNKLHVILGMLHMKAYQQLENYIINTASNYQEEIGALLRKIHSPEVAGFFIGKISRAHEAGIELTVDETSLLPETDDAETTHVLISVLGNLIENAIDAIDGVEGHEINLSFHHNDNHLHCIVSDDGPGIDPAIGPRIFEQGFSTKGPGRGIGLALIRSRLEKLGGSIDFESEPGELTQFFVHIPYLAKS
- the tolA gene encoding cell envelope integrity protein TolA, which gives rise to MSVIMQAIQSHMSEPERFSGKTCDLKINLDREGKVTSVIAVDGDPLLCEAGIKGMKAADIPAPPDEQTYQAFKASIIEFKPL
- the fabV gene encoding enoyl-ACP reductase FabV, producing MIIKPKIRGFICTTAHPAGCEANVREQIAYVKSRGELKNGPKKVLVIGASTGYGLASRINAAFGSGAATIGVFFEKPGSEGKTGSAGWYNSAGFDKAAKEEGLYAKSINGDAFSNECRQTVIDLIKQDLGQIDLVVYSLASPVRKMPETGEVVRSALKPIGEPYKSVALDTNKDVLVEAVVEPANEQEIADTVKVMGGQDWQLWMDALDEAGVLADNVQSVAYSYIGTDLTWPIYWHGTLGKAKEDLDRAAQAIDQKLKAKGGAAYVAVLKSVVTQASSAIPVMPLYISIVFKIMKEQGIHEGCIEQIQRLFATKLYSGSAPGTDDKHRLRLDDWELRDDVQNTCREIWAQLNDGNINELTDYQGYKAEFLRLFGFGLQGVDYDADLSGEAKFEVIELV
- a CDS encoding GrpB family protein, which translates into the protein MATPEAITRHHDIDPNENPWVHGKPPPEALTIVAYDAGWPVRYQQLAQDIQRALGDRALRLDHVGSTAVPELAAKPVIDIDLTVADPVQEQDYVPALMALGYDLIIREPSFHQHRCLRLMQPRVNLHVFGPDCPENIRHLLFRDWLRQHPADRARYQQAKQSALLGADNVAQYNQRKQQVILDIYARAFKAAGLL
- a CDS encoding tail fiber/spike domain-containing protein, producing the protein MANILNYENEIARAGFIPVNSFESGFTLTSSNQALYSGATKEYFIWKGSLPKVVTAGATPDTSGGFGPAAWANVSYAAIGSTSGAALVGRGQTTLDNILSVDVRQFGAKTLSEDPNFDSQPAFQAAIEYVRSKGGGNIRFSGHYKILQAPFSYILPFDDGTYSPNFTSGEEILDPEPQHTIPACLQLYSRCILTADGVATSSLDFGWDAANDPITWDPKDGPIHSSQRIGIVARVQGYENGTNTRMNTFINLVGVDGFDVKNAFIGFLADGVMFNQSRLGHMQWVNCGFPVIIQGSDSAAWETQSLINNYAGIIVGGMWLQRNNVQLGGKWVPPYNGFNDIYSLGWCDYLSIENLTMSGRDWSDRSELIDEFFDTFFYKSANSARSADNGRLTNADMNGDKSDYSSDPWRGVAGRAFCLISRYKRGNSVGKLIKRLKVNYSPRVPVWSPYMGTSWYGYIDYAFAEQVGIIKRGGGTGDSNNFYMSGKDKINTDQKNLPATAVEGAIQCQRVCLANTPYTEGATSATVTNDRKVQTIWVRNAPEYFTQPKTSQNSIEYKLIIDPEGRGMIMERKWPGRYELQPIAFDHGDGDASHLFKYRVRDKTKIALEFKNGLGGVTVPFTDTAASIIHIGGRSRIFMEGTVPNDVSGYTGELSFEFVRLPDPQPLTYQFIPLPDPLPMNYGSPLAFINVNRASIVNKVYTVGTASLSLPQSIQGVHVAGGKGRFFKDQSVPGGQTLKVNELIPGKAFSVVIEYNTAW